In Actinoplanes derwentensis, the following proteins share a genomic window:
- a CDS encoding glycosyltransferase family 2 protein has protein sequence MTDVVLPCRNEAAALPGLLSRMPAGYRPIVVDNGSTDGSAAVARAYGAEVISVTEPGYGAAVHAGVLAAGPDDGVVCVMDADGSFDPAQLPRLADPVRRGVAQLGTGRRRPVAAGVWPLHARVANAVLARRLRRTTGLDVHDIGPIRAVRRDDLLALGLRDRRFGYPLELLIEAGRAGWRVVEMDVDYHPRAAGTRSKVTGTVLGTVRAVRDMSAVLAR, from the coding sequence ATGACCGATGTGGTGCTTCCCTGCCGGAACGAGGCCGCGGCCCTGCCCGGCCTGCTGTCCCGGATGCCGGCCGGCTACCGGCCGATCGTGGTGGACAACGGCTCGACCGACGGCTCGGCCGCGGTGGCCCGCGCGTACGGCGCCGAGGTGATCAGTGTGACCGAACCCGGATACGGGGCGGCGGTGCACGCCGGTGTGCTGGCGGCCGGCCCGGATGACGGGGTGGTGTGCGTGATGGACGCCGACGGCTCCTTCGATCCGGCGCAGCTGCCCCGGCTGGCCGATCCGGTCCGGCGCGGTGTGGCCCAGTTGGGCACCGGCCGGCGTCGTCCGGTGGCGGCCGGGGTGTGGCCGCTGCACGCGCGGGTCGCCAACGCCGTTCTCGCCCGCCGGCTGCGCCGCACGACCGGTCTCGACGTGCACGACATCGGGCCGATCCGGGCGGTACGCCGCGACGATCTGCTGGCGCTGGGACTGCGCGACCGCCGGTTCGGTTATCCGCTGGAGTTGCTGATCGAGGCGGGGCGGGCCGGGTGGCGGGTGGTCGAGATGGACGTCGACTACCACCCACGGGCAGCCGGCACCCGCTCCAAGGTGACCGGCACCGTCCTCGGCACGGTCCGGGCCGTCCGCGACATGAGCGCGGTGCTGGCCCGATGA
- a CDS encoding NAD-dependent epimerase/dehydratase family protein, translating into MTHVLVTGGAGFIGTHVVAALHDAGHQVTVVDAGHPGAHRTPLPDTVAGAPLHRFDLRDQAAVAGVLAGVDVVVHQAAMVGLGVDLDDLPEYVGCNDLGTAVLLTEMARAGIHRLVLASSMVVYGEGAYTCPRHGAVHPAPRTVADLTAGRFEPPCATCGTPLEPGLVGEETPLDPRSVYAATKVAQEHLTAAWSRQTGGTTVALRYHNVYGPGMPRDTPYSGVAAIFRSALQAGRPPRVFEDGGQRRDFVHVRDVAAANLAAVNATGTRTGWRAYNIASGRPATVGQMAAELARAAGGPPPVVTGEFRLGDVRHVVASPSRARTELGLSATVSLADGITEFASAALRG; encoded by the coding sequence GTGACCCACGTACTCGTGACCGGTGGAGCCGGTTTCATCGGAACCCATGTCGTAGCCGCCCTGCATGACGCCGGCCATCAGGTGACCGTCGTCGACGCGGGCCATCCCGGCGCGCATCGCACGCCACTGCCGGACACCGTGGCGGGAGCCCCGCTGCACCGGTTCGATCTGCGCGACCAGGCGGCGGTCGCGGGTGTCCTTGCCGGTGTCGACGTCGTGGTTCACCAGGCCGCCATGGTGGGACTCGGGGTGGACCTCGACGACCTGCCCGAGTACGTCGGCTGCAACGACCTCGGCACCGCCGTCCTGCTCACCGAGATGGCCCGCGCCGGCATCCACCGGCTCGTACTGGCCAGTTCCATGGTCGTCTACGGCGAAGGCGCCTACACCTGCCCGCGGCACGGCGCGGTACACCCCGCGCCACGGACGGTCGCGGACCTGACCGCCGGACGGTTCGAGCCACCGTGCGCCACCTGCGGCACCCCGTTGGAACCCGGCCTGGTCGGCGAGGAGACACCCTTGGACCCCCGCAGCGTGTACGCCGCGACGAAGGTCGCCCAGGAACACCTGACCGCGGCGTGGTCCCGGCAGACCGGCGGCACCACCGTGGCGCTGCGATACCACAACGTGTACGGGCCGGGAATGCCCCGCGACACCCCGTACAGCGGCGTCGCCGCGATCTTCCGGTCCGCGCTGCAAGCCGGCCGGCCGCCGCGCGTGTTCGAGGACGGCGGGCAGCGCCGCGACTTCGTGCACGTCCGCGACGTGGCGGCCGCCAACCTCGCCGCGGTGAACGCGACCGGTACGCGTACCGGCTGGCGCGCCTACAACATCGCCTCCGGCCGTCCGGCCACCGTCGGGCAGATGGCCGCCGAACTGGCCCGAGCCGCGGGCGGCCCGCCTCCGGTCGTCACCGGCGAGTTCCGGCTCGGCGACGTCCGGCACGTGGTCGCCTCGCCGTCCCGGGCCCGGACCGAACTGGGGCTGTCGGCCACCGTGAGCCTCGCCGACGGCATCACCGAGTTCGCCTCCGCCGCACTGCGCGGATGA